The DNA region CGTCAAACCCTCGGCACGCTTCCTCTTCTTATATAAGAAGAGGAAAGTGGTCAGGCCAGAACGTAATGCATCGAACCGACGTGCCGCGCGACGCCGTTCATCTCCATCATCGCAAGGGCGGAGGTGGTCATGGCCAATCGGCCCCACTCACATAGCTGGACCAATCGGCTGTCTCAAAGGCCTGGGTAAATCTCTGAACAAACAGATTGGCCTTCGTTTGTGGCAAGGTTACTCTCAGGAGCTTCACTCGAGCTTGCCCGGGTGTCTTCTGGACGCTTCGGGCGAATCCGGCATCCCGAGTGAAGCAAAGGTCATAGCCCTTCGCGACTTTGCGGTAGAGGGTGCCGTTATCAAGGCCTTTGAGACGAAGGCTGTTCACTGAGTCCAGGTGATGCCCTAGGGCGCGTAATCGGGTAACCAGTGACTCAGGTAGATTCTCGTCGAGGAGAACTCTCACGCGGCCGTCAGCCTGTCAGAACGGGCCAGCTCAGTCAACGCACCTCTAATAGCTCTTTCGCTAAGGCTTGGATACTCCCGAGTTATCTCGCTGATAGACATCCCAGTCGCGATGAGTTCGAGTAGTTGGCCGACAGAAATGCGCGTACCGCGTACTCTAGGAGCCCCACCAAGGTGCTTCGCATCAGAGACGATCCACTTCACATCCATCCTCCACCAGCAAAATCGCTTACCGATACCATGATAGCAGAGCCTGGGAAGTCACCATGCAAGCTAGATCAGCGCCGTTATCTTCTGCACGGTGTTCCAGTTCCGAGTCGTCACTTGCTTCCCGTACTCCTTCTCCAGAACATCCATGGCGTCTACCGTGCCCTTGCCTGGGGTTAGCGTGAGGACGCTATAGAGAGCGCCATCGGCTAGGCAGAGGATGCGGAAGGCCCTGTCAGGCGATTCGTAGGGGAGCTTGAGTTTGCTGGACGAGGCGGGCCCGAGGAAGGTGACGTAGAGGCGCGTCTCCGGCGTGACCTTGATGCCCTTGAACGGATCGGCCTTCACCATGGCCTGGAGCGCCTCGCCCGTGCGGACGATGACACCGA from Chloroflexota bacterium includes:
- a CDS encoding DUF433 domain-containing protein; protein product: MDVKWIVSDAKHLGGAPRVRGTRISVGQLLELIATGMSISEITREYPSLSERAIRGALTELARSDRLTAA
- a CDS encoding DUF1697 domain-containing protein, coding for TSLGFANVRTLLASGNVVFEASNAKAATSSVIEAALEKAFGKKIGVIVRTGEALQAMVKADPFKGIKVTPETRLYVTFLGPASSSKLKLPYESPDRAFRILCLADGALYSVLTLTPGKGTVDAMDVLEKEYGKQVTTRNWNTVQKITALI